A region of Methyloversatilis discipulorum DNA encodes the following proteins:
- a CDS encoding PEPxxWA-CTERM sorting domain-containing protein — protein MKLKALIPALALSFAAPFASAATFSDTFDNGLSGWTALGDVALVNGTVALTTASATFEDDIGLALNLSGHDPLAAGMPDGLEQGLSLPLGALDGDALSQATEGSALLRTFNVSAGDRLSFDWMLSTMDIAETGFGLDYAFVVIGGQRIDLGTAASAAPSGNTPYAAHTGWSTFEYVFTGSGSVTLGVGVVDVLDYTASSQLQLDNFAIAAVPEPETYAMLIAGLGLIGAAARRRTRD, from the coding sequence ATGAAACTGAAAGCACTGATCCCCGCGCTCGCACTGTCATTTGCAGCGCCGTTTGCCTCCGCCGCCACCTTCAGCGACACCTTCGACAACGGCCTGTCAGGCTGGACGGCGCTGGGCGACGTCGCCCTCGTCAATGGCACGGTCGCACTGACCACCGCCAGCGCGACCTTCGAGGACGACATCGGTCTCGCGCTGAACCTGTCGGGCCACGATCCGCTGGCAGCCGGCATGCCCGACGGGCTCGAGCAGGGCCTGAGCCTGCCGCTGGGCGCGCTCGACGGCGACGCACTGTCGCAGGCCACTGAAGGTTCGGCACTGCTGCGTACCTTCAACGTGTCGGCCGGCGATCGCCTGAGCTTCGACTGGATGCTGTCGACCATGGATATCGCGGAAACCGGCTTCGGTCTGGACTACGCCTTCGTCGTGATCGGCGGCCAGCGCATCGATCTGGGCACCGCCGCCTCGGCCGCCCCGTCCGGCAACACGCCGTACGCCGCCCATACCGGCTGGTCGACCTTCGAATACGTGTTCACCGGCAGCGGTTCGGTCACGCTGGGCGTCGGCGTGGTCGATGTGCTCGACTACACAGCCAGCAGCCAGCTGCAGCTCGACAACTTCGCGATCGCCGCCGTGCCCGAACCTGAAACCTACGCGATGCTGATCGCTGGCCTCGGCCTGATCGGTGCTGCCGCCCGTCGTCGTACACGCGACTGA
- a CDS encoding LamG-like jellyroll fold domain-containing protein: MSTLKLTVSALVSAGLLTLGGPAHALSSFGLAVLPDTQFYSRYATPAEGSQFSNRYGSEPYMAQTQWLAQHARALGIPFIVHLGDVVDQQDKPAQWGVADTAMKVLEQAGLPYSILAGNHDVTNGCGYNGSQSDCTDAQRNLANEPYLRWFPTTRAQQNATFGGRDASGFHEYHVFEAQGQRFMVLALSWRVSDAGFAWAREVIRANPTLPVIVTTHDALAIESDGKTAKQTPYSELLWERLIRDNDQIFMVINGHNHGAARTTRVNDFGNKVEQFVVDYQMAYQGGNGYMRVYEFDLGANQIKALSFSPWVPQKPQNTLNQFDVAVLTDENNEFSIPMNFAERFRRFNPQFAAGQDNREQPLVETVRELILAEYDDIEPTIPVEPFDADDFARAPNTLAHWRFTGTPGSPVADGGRVEDMTGRNPLVRVPLERGALLEDAKWSDDHHALSAAKGSVCFDANTNQGVRQSFFQTLQGAPLNDDMLRKGYTVEAIVKFSKDWTAASNQWMTVMSRFGTRGDLQGFLGGWKGSSTLQFAVSNLREFQWEPTIFTGGAAWVSCAGENQTCSFPGTAQVRYGANGRFNTRTATGSIQCSNAVFGDPIPGTGKSCAYLTENTYNSKTNWSGEIMLDTWQHVAIVNDPVSRDTTMYVAGAPVLRNVQAADGVAGFAGTPWLIGGHATAGGSANGFLGCINEVRITEGALTPEQWLTARKTRVSGSGGRQAISGTDGDDLIVGNAAADTITGKGGADTFVYRSLRDGVDTITDFVPGEDKLNLRGVLTSVGYRGADALADGRVRVIDSAAGAVVQVDAGAGAFRNLVVLRGLSAAQAAAAANFAY, translated from the coding sequence ATGTCAACGTTGAAACTCACCGTGTCGGCGCTGGTCTCGGCCGGCCTGCTGACGCTGGGCGGGCCCGCCCATGCGCTGTCCAGCTTCGGCCTCGCCGTCCTCCCCGATACCCAGTTCTACTCGCGCTACGCGACGCCTGCCGAAGGTAGCCAGTTCTCGAACCGCTACGGCAGCGAACCGTATATGGCGCAGACCCAGTGGCTAGCCCAGCATGCGCGCGCGCTGGGCATTCCGTTCATCGTGCACCTCGGCGACGTGGTCGACCAGCAGGACAAGCCGGCGCAGTGGGGCGTGGCCGACACCGCGATGAAGGTGCTGGAGCAGGCCGGCCTGCCGTATTCCATCCTCGCCGGCAACCACGACGTGACCAATGGCTGCGGCTACAACGGCAGCCAGAGCGACTGCACGGACGCGCAGCGCAACCTGGCGAACGAGCCCTATCTGCGCTGGTTCCCGACTACCCGCGCGCAGCAGAACGCCACCTTCGGCGGTCGCGATGCGAGCGGCTTCCACGAGTACCACGTGTTCGAAGCGCAGGGTCAGCGCTTCATGGTGCTGGCACTGTCGTGGCGCGTGTCCGACGCCGGTTTCGCCTGGGCACGCGAGGTGATCCGCGCCAACCCGACGCTGCCTGTCATCGTCACCACGCACGATGCGCTGGCGATCGAGAGCGACGGCAAGACCGCGAAGCAGACGCCCTACAGCGAACTGCTGTGGGAACGCCTGATCCGCGACAACGACCAGATCTTCATGGTGATCAACGGCCACAACCACGGCGCTGCGCGCACCACGCGGGTGAATGACTTCGGCAACAAGGTCGAGCAGTTCGTCGTCGATTACCAGATGGCCTATCAGGGCGGCAACGGCTACATGCGCGTGTACGAGTTCGACCTCGGCGCCAACCAGATCAAGGCGCTGTCCTTCTCGCCCTGGGTACCGCAGAAGCCGCAGAACACGCTGAACCAGTTCGACGTTGCGGTGCTGACCGACGAGAACAACGAGTTCTCGATTCCGATGAATTTCGCCGAGCGCTTCCGCCGCTTCAACCCGCAGTTCGCCGCCGGCCAGGACAACCGCGAGCAACCGCTGGTCGAGACCGTGCGCGAACTTATCCTCGCCGAGTACGACGACATCGAGCCGACCATTCCGGTCGAGCCCTTCGATGCCGACGACTTTGCGCGCGCCCCCAACACGCTGGCGCACTGGCGCTTCACCGGTACGCCGGGCTCGCCGGTCGCCGACGGTGGCCGGGTCGAAGACATGACGGGCCGCAATCCGCTGGTGCGCGTGCCGCTGGAACGCGGCGCGTTGCTGGAGGACGCGAAGTGGTCGGACGACCACCACGCTCTGTCGGCCGCGAAGGGCAGCGTGTGTTTCGACGCCAACACCAACCAGGGCGTGCGCCAGAGCTTCTTCCAGACGCTGCAGGGTGCGCCGCTGAACGACGACATGCTGCGCAAGGGCTACACCGTCGAAGCCATCGTCAAGTTCTCGAAGGACTGGACCGCCGCCAGCAACCAGTGGATGACGGTGATGTCCCGCTTCGGCACGCGTGGCGACCTGCAGGGCTTCCTCGGCGGCTGGAAGGGCTCGTCCACGCTGCAGTTCGCGGTGTCCAACCTGCGCGAATTCCAGTGGGAGCCGACCATCTTCACCGGTGGTGCCGCCTGGGTGAGCTGCGCTGGCGAGAACCAGACCTGCTCCTTCCCCGGTACCGCCCAGGTGCGCTACGGCGCCAACGGCCGCTTCAACACCCGCACCGCGACCGGCAGCATCCAGTGCAGCAACGCGGTGTTCGGCGACCCGATCCCGGGTACCGGCAAGTCGTGCGCCTACCTGACCGAGAACACCTACAACTCGAAAACCAACTGGTCCGGCGAAATCATGCTGGACACCTGGCAGCACGTCGCCATCGTCAATGACCCGGTCAGCCGCGACACGACGATGTACGTCGCCGGCGCGCCGGTGCTGCGCAACGTGCAGGCGGCCGACGGCGTCGCCGGTTTCGCCGGCACGCCCTGGCTGATCGGCGGTCACGCCACGGCCGGCGGCAGCGCCAACGGCTTCCTCGGCTGCATCAACGAAGTGCGCATCACCGAAGGCGCGCTGACGCCGGAACAGTGGCTCACCGCGCGCAAGACGCGCGTCAGCGGCAGCGGCGGCCGTCAGGCCATCAGCGGCACCGACGGCGACGACCTCATCGTCGGTAATGCGGCGGCCGACACGATCACCGGCAAGGGCGGCGCGGACACCTTCGTCTATCGCTCGCTGCGCGACGGCGTGGACACCATCACCGACTTCGTGCCGGGCGAGGACAAGCTGAATCTGCGTGGCGTGCTGACGTCGGTCGGCTACCGCGGTGCCGACGCGCTGGCCGACGGCCGGGTGCGCGTGATCGACAGCGCCGCCGGCGCAGTCGTGCAGGTCGACGCCGGCGCGGGCGCCTTCCGCAACCTGGTCGTATTGCGCGGCTTGAGCGCTGCCCAGGCCGCCGCCGCCGCCAACTTCGCCTACTGA